From one Bordetella genomosp. 9 genomic stretch:
- the ompA gene encoding outer membrane protein OmpA, producing MNKPSKFALALAFAAVTASGAASAQTVDNWRNPFGNVWKNGTNELCWRDAFWTPATGIPGCDGVPVAQAAPKAPAPTPMAAKVVFNADTFFDFDKSTLKPEGRQLLDQVAQQAQGINLETIIAVGHTDSIGTEKYNLALSQRRAASVKSYLVSKGIPADRIYTEGKGESQPIATNKTAEGRAKNRRVEIEIVGTRRAGQ from the coding sequence ATGAACAAACCCTCCAAATTCGCTCTGGCGCTCGCGTTTGCCGCCGTTACGGCCTCCGGTGCTGCCTCGGCCCAGACCGTCGACAACTGGCGCAACCCGTTCGGCAACGTGTGGAAAAACGGCACCAACGAATTGTGCTGGCGTGACGCTTTCTGGACTCCCGCCACGGGCATCCCCGGTTGTGACGGTGTGCCGGTCGCGCAGGCTGCTCCCAAGGCTCCGGCCCCGACGCCGATGGCTGCCAAGGTAGTCTTCAACGCCGACACGTTCTTCGACTTCGACAAGTCGACGCTGAAGCCGGAAGGTCGCCAACTGCTGGATCAAGTGGCTCAGCAAGCCCAGGGCATCAATCTGGAAACGATCATCGCCGTCGGCCACACCGATTCGATCGGTACCGAAAAGTACAACCTGGCCCTGTCGCAGCGCCGTGCTGCTTCGGTCAAGTCGTACCTGGTGAGCAAGGGCATCCCCGCCGACCGTATCTATACGGAAGGCAAGGGCGAATCCCAGCCGATCGCCACGAACAAGACCGCCGAAGGTCGCGCGAAGAACCGTCGCGTGGAAATCGAAATCGTCGGTACCCGTCGCGCCGGTCAGTAA
- the gyrA gene encoding DNA gyrase subunit A: MDSFAKETLPVSLEEEMRRSYLDYAMSVIVGRALPDVRDGLKPVHRRVLFAMHELNNDWNRAYKKSARIVGDVIGKYHPHGDQAVYDSIVRMAQDFSLRYMLVDGQGNFGSIDGDNAAAMRYTEIRLAKIAHELLADIDQETVDFGPNYDGSEKEPLLLPSRLPNLLVNGSSGIAVGMATNIPPHNLQEVIDGCLYCLRNPECTVDELIELIPAPDFPTGGIIYGLSGVREGYRTGRGRVVMRAKTHIEDMEKGNRQAIVVDAIPFQVNKKTLQERIAELVNEKKVEGISDIRDESDKDGMRLVIELKRGEVPEVVLNNLYKNTQLQDTFGMNLVALVDGQPRLLNLKQMVEYFLQHRREVVTRRTVFQLRKARERGHVLEGLAVALANIDEFIAIIKAAPTPPVARQELMARSWDSSLVREMLARADGDTPGGIAAYRPDDLLPSYGMQGDGLYRLSDTQAQEILNMRLQRLTGLEQDKIVGEYKDVMATIADLLDILAKPERITVIISDELQAIKAEFSTAAKDVRRSEVELNATELDTEDLITPTDMVVTLSHGGYIKSQPLSEYRAQKRGGRGKQATAMKDDDWIDQLFIANTHDFLLCFSNRGRVYWLKVWEVPQGTRTSRGKPIVNMFPLADGEKVNVVLPVKEFSDDHYVFMATSRGTVKKTPLSDFSNPRKAGIIAVDLDDGDYLIGADLTDGKHDVMLFSDAGKAVRFDENDVRPMGRNARGVRGMMLEDAQSVIAMLVAGDEEQSVLTATENGFGKRTSITEYTRHGRGTKGMIAIQTSSRNGKVVGAVLVQPDHEIMLITTGGVLVRTRVSEIREMGRATQGVTLISVDDGSRLSGVRRVVESDADLDVEAESDETQPPADSTDGEQATEPTEE, from the coding sequence ATGGATTCCTTCGCCAAGGAGACGCTTCCGGTATCGCTGGAAGAAGAGATGCGTCGCAGCTACCTCGATTACGCCATGAGCGTGATCGTGGGGCGCGCCCTGCCGGATGTGCGGGATGGGCTCAAACCGGTGCACCGCCGGGTACTGTTCGCGATGCACGAGCTGAACAATGATTGGAACCGGGCTTACAAGAAGTCCGCCCGTATCGTCGGCGATGTGATCGGTAAATACCATCCTCATGGCGACCAGGCCGTCTACGATTCCATCGTCCGGATGGCGCAGGATTTCTCCCTGCGTTACATGCTGGTGGACGGGCAGGGCAACTTCGGCTCGATCGACGGCGATAACGCCGCCGCGATGCGTTACACCGAAATCCGCCTGGCCAAGATCGCGCACGAACTGCTGGCCGACATCGACCAGGAAACGGTCGACTTTGGCCCCAATTACGACGGCAGCGAAAAAGAGCCGCTGCTGTTGCCGTCGCGGCTGCCCAACCTGCTGGTCAACGGCAGCTCGGGCATCGCGGTGGGCATGGCCACCAATATCCCGCCCCATAACCTGCAGGAAGTCATCGACGGCTGCCTGTATTGCCTGCGCAATCCCGAATGCACGGTCGATGAGCTGATCGAGCTGATTCCCGCGCCGGACTTCCCCACGGGCGGCATCATCTACGGCCTGTCCGGCGTGCGCGAAGGCTACCGTACCGGCCGCGGCCGGGTCGTGATGCGCGCCAAGACGCACATCGAGGACATGGAAAAGGGCAATCGCCAGGCCATCGTGGTCGACGCGATTCCGTTCCAGGTCAACAAGAAGACCCTGCAAGAGCGTATTGCCGAGCTGGTCAACGAAAAGAAGGTCGAGGGCATTTCCGATATCCGGGACGAGTCGGACAAGGACGGCATGCGCCTGGTCATCGAGCTCAAGCGCGGCGAAGTGCCCGAGGTCGTGCTGAACAACCTCTATAAGAATACCCAGCTGCAGGACACCTTCGGGATGAACCTGGTGGCGCTGGTCGATGGCCAGCCGCGCCTGCTCAACCTGAAGCAGATGGTGGAGTACTTCCTGCAGCACCGTCGCGAAGTGGTGACGCGGCGCACGGTATTCCAGCTGCGCAAGGCGCGCGAACGCGGCCACGTGCTGGAAGGCCTGGCCGTGGCGCTGGCCAACATCGACGAATTCATCGCCATCATCAAGGCGGCGCCGACGCCGCCGGTGGCGCGGCAGGAACTGATGGCGCGTTCCTGGGATTCGTCCCTGGTGCGCGAGATGCTCGCCCGCGCGGATGGCGACACCCCTGGCGGCATCGCCGCCTATCGTCCCGACGACCTGCTGCCCAGCTATGGCATGCAGGGCGATGGACTCTACCGGCTCAGCGATACGCAGGCGCAGGAAATCCTGAACATGCGCCTGCAGCGCCTGACCGGCCTGGAGCAGGACAAGATCGTCGGCGAGTACAAGGACGTGATGGCCACCATCGCCGATCTTCTGGATATCCTCGCCAAACCGGAGCGCATTACCGTCATCATCAGCGACGAACTGCAGGCCATCAAGGCCGAGTTCTCCACCGCCGCGAAGGACGTGCGCCGTTCCGAAGTCGAGCTCAACGCCACCGAGCTCGATACCGAAGACCTGATCACGCCGACCGACATGGTGGTCACCCTGTCGCACGGCGGCTATATCAAGAGCCAGCCCTTGTCCGAGTACCGCGCGCAGAAGCGCGGCGGACGCGGCAAGCAGGCCACGGCCATGAAGGACGACGACTGGATAGACCAGCTCTTCATCGCCAACACGCATGATTTCCTGCTGTGCTTCTCCAACCGCGGCCGGGTGTACTGGCTGAAGGTCTGGGAAGTGCCGCAAGGCACGCGCACCTCGCGCGGCAAGCCCATCGTCAACATGTTCCCGCTGGCCGATGGCGAAAAGGTCAACGTGGTGCTGCCGGTCAAGGAGTTCAGCGACGATCACTACGTGTTCATGGCGACTTCGCGCGGTACCGTCAAGAAGACGCCGCTGTCCGACTTCTCCAACCCGCGCAAGGCGGGCATCATCGCCGTCGACCTGGATGATGGCGACTACCTGATCGGCGCCGACCTGACCGACGGCAAGCACGACGTGATGCTGTTCTCCGACGCGGGCAAGGCCGTCCGCTTCGACGAAAACGACGTGCGTCCCATGGGCCGCAATGCGCGCGGCGTGCGCGGCATGATGCTGGAAGACGCGCAGAGCGTGATCGCCATGCTGGTCGCCGGCGACGAAGAGCAGAGCGTGCTGACCGCCACCGAAAACGGCTTCGGCAAGCGTACGTCCATCACGGAATACACCCGCCATGGCCGCGGCACCAAGGGCATGATCGCCATCCAGACCAGCTCGCGCAACGGCAAGGTCGTCGGCGCGGTACTGGTGCAGCCCGATCACGAAATCATGCTGATCACCACGGGCGGGGTGCTGGTGCGTACCCGCGTCTCCGAAATCCGCGAGATGGGCCGGGCCACGCAGGGCGTCACGCTGATCAGCGTGGACGACGGCAGCCGCCTGTCCGGCGTGCGCCGCGTGGTGGAAAGCGATGCCGACCTCGACGTCGAGGCCGAAAGCGACGAAACCCAACCGCCGGCCGACTCGACCGACGGCGAGCAAGCGACTGAGCCGACGGAGGAATGA
- the ubiG gene encoding bifunctional 2-polyprenyl-6-hydroxyphenol methylase/3-demethylubiquinol 3-O-methyltransferase UbiG, with the protein MTLTPTAALPANADQAELDKFSALAARWWDPDSEFKPLHAINPLRLDWIRQTVGSLAGKRILDVGCGGGILSESMAAEGADVTGIDLAEKSLKVARLHGLESGVKVDYRAVAVEQLAQEQPERYDIVTCMEMLEHVPDPASVVRACAALVAPGGWVFFSTLNRNPKSFLFAIVGAEYVLGLLPRGTHSYENFIKPSELASAARMAQLQPVKISGMTYNPLTQVYALAPDASVNYLMATRK; encoded by the coding sequence ATGACGCTGACACCCACCGCCGCCCTGCCCGCCAACGCCGACCAGGCCGAGCTGGATAAATTCAGCGCGCTGGCGGCCCGCTGGTGGGACCCGGACAGCGAGTTCAAGCCCCTGCACGCCATCAACCCCTTGCGGCTGGACTGGATCCGGCAGACCGTCGGCAGCCTGGCGGGCAAGCGGATCCTGGACGTCGGCTGCGGCGGCGGTATCCTGTCGGAGAGCATGGCGGCCGAAGGCGCCGACGTCACCGGCATCGATCTGGCGGAAAAGTCGCTCAAGGTCGCCCGGCTGCACGGCCTGGAGTCGGGCGTGAAGGTCGACTACCGCGCCGTGGCGGTAGAGCAGTTGGCGCAGGAACAGCCCGAACGGTACGACATCGTCACATGCATGGAGATGCTGGAGCACGTGCCGGATCCCGCCTCGGTGGTGCGCGCCTGCGCGGCCCTGGTGGCGCCGGGCGGCTGGGTGTTCTTTTCCACGCTGAACCGCAATCCCAAGTCCTTCCTGTTCGCCATCGTCGGCGCGGAATACGTGCTGGGCCTGCTGCCGCGCGGCACGCACAGCTATGAAAACTTCATCAAGCCCAGCGAACTGGCCTCGGCCGCGCGCATGGCGCAGCTGCAGCCGGTCAAGATCTCGGGCATGACCTACAACCCGCTGACCCAGGTCTACGCGCTGGCCCCGGACGCCTCGGTGAACTACCTGATGGCGACCCGCAAATGA